A genomic segment from Castor canadensis chromosome 1, mCasCan1.hap1v2, whole genome shotgun sequence encodes:
- the Ltbp3 gene encoding latent-transforming growth factor beta-binding protein 3 isoform X4 — MPKARPPPSTCCRTPSPRTLGHPPRSPWAAASKTRCPSNHVAATLCPASPSRKTVAGALALPGARASATSAPSCSTQGCRSLDLCVGRWVPTAHRATRGSTAPTARTRGTKLLMTTDINECAMPGMCRHGDCLNNPGSYRCVCPPGHSLGPSRTQCIADKPEEKSLCFRLVSSEHQCQHPLTTRLTRQLCCCSVGKAWGTRCQRCPADGTAAFKEICPAGKGYHILTSHQTLTIQGESDFSLFLHPDGPPKPQQLPESPSRAPSEDTEEERGVTTDPPVSEELSAQQSHPTATTSPARPYPELISRPSPPPLHRLLPDLPPSRSAVEMAPTQVTETDECRLNQNICGHGECVPGPSDYSCHCNPGYRSHPQHRYCVDVNECEAEPCGPGRGICMNTGGSYNCHCNRGYRLHVGAGGRSCVDLNECAKPHLCGDGGFCINFPGHYKCNCYPGYRLKTSRPPVCEDIDECRDPGSCPDSKCENKPGSFKCIACQPGYRSQGGGACRDINECAEGSPCLSGWCENLPGSFRCTCTQGYTPAPDGRSCVDVDECEAGDICDNGICTNTPGSFQCQCLSGYHLSRDRSHCEDIDECDFPAACIGGDCINTNGSYRCLCPQGHRLVGGRKCQDIDECSQDPGLCLPHGACENLQGSYVCVCDEGFTPTQDQHGCEEVEQPHHKKECYLNFDDTVFCDSVLATNVTQQECCCSLGAGWGDHCEIYPCPVYSSAEFHSLCPDGKGYTQDNNIVNYGIPAHRDIDECVLFGAEICKEGKCVNTQPGYECYCKQGFYYDGNLLECVDVDECLDESNCRNGVCENTRGGYRCACTPPAEYSPAQRQCLNPEEMDVDECQDPAACRPGRCVNLPGSHRCECHPPWVPGPSGQDCQLPESPAERAPERREVCWGQRGEDGMCVGPLAGPALTFDDCCCRQGRGWGTQCRPCPPRGAGSQCPTSQSESNSFWDTSPLLLGKPSRDEDSSEEDSDECRCVSGRCVPRPGGAVCECPGGFQLDASRARCVDIDECRELNQRGLLCKSERCVNTSGSFRCVCKAGFVRSRPHGACVPQRRR; from the exons ATGCCGAAGGCCCGGccccctcccagcacctgctgCCGCACCCCAAGCCCCCGCACCCTCGGCCACCCACCCAGAAGCCCCTGGGCCGCTGCTTCCAAGACACGCTGCCCAAGCAACCA TGTGGCAGCAACCCTCTGCCCGGCCTCACCAAGCAGGAAGACTGTTGCGGGAGCATTGGCACTGCCTGGGGCCAGAGCAAGTGCCACAAGTGCCCCCAGTTGCAGT ACACAGGGGTGCAGAAGCCTGGACCTGTGCGTGGGGAGGTGGGTGCCGACTGCCCACAGGGCTACAAGAGGCTCAACAGCACCCACTGCCAGG ACCAGAGGGACTAAACTCCTGATGACCACAGATATCAACGAATGCGCAATGCCGGGCATGTGTCGCCATGGTGACTGCCTCAACAACCCTGGCTCCTATCGCTGCGTCTGCCCACCTGGCCATAGCTTAGGCCCCTCTCGAACGCAGTGCATTG CGGACAAGCCGGAGGAGAAAAGCTTGTGTTTCCGCCTGGTGAGCTCTGAGCACCAGTGCCAGCACCCCCTGACCACACGCCTCACCCGCCAGCTCTGCTGCTGCAGTGTGGGCAAGGCGTGGGGTACACGGTGTCAGCGCTGCCCTGCAGATGGCACCG CTGCCTTCAAGGAGATCTGCCCAGCTGGGAAGGGGTACCACATCCTCACCTCCCACCAGACGCTCACCATCCAGGGTGAAAGTGACTTCTCCCTTTTCCTGCACCCTGATGGGCCACCCAAACCCCAGCAGCTCCCTGAGAGCCCCAGCCGGGCACCATCGGAAgacacagaggaagagagag GGGTGACCACGGACCCA CCAGTGAGTGAGGAACTGTCAGCACAGCAGAGCCACCCCACCGCCACCACCTCTCCAGCCCGGCCCTACCCAG AGTTGATCTCCCGCCCATCGCCACCTCCCTTGCACCGGTTACTGCCTGACCTGCCCCCTTCCCGCAGTGCAGTGGAGATGGCCCCCACTCAGGTCACAG AGACGGATGAGTGTCGTCTGAATCAGAACATCTGTGGCCATGGAGAGTGCGTCCCTGGCCCCTCGGACTACTCCTGCCACTGCAACCCGGGCTACCGGTCGCACCCACAGCACCGCTACTGCGTGG ATGTGAACGAGTGCGAGGCGGAACCCTGCGGCCCGGGAAGGGGCATCTGCATGAACACCGGCGGCTCCTACAACTGCCACTGCAACCGCGGCTACCGGCTGCACGTGGGCGCCGGGGGGCGCTCATGCGTGG ACCTGAACGAGTGCGCCAAACCCCACCTGTGCGGCGACGGTGGCTTCTGCATCAACTTTCCCGGTCACTACAAGTGCAACTGCTACCCTGGCTACCGGCTCAAAACCTCCCGGCCGCCGGTGTGCGAAG ACATCGACGAGTGCCGGGACCCTGGCTCCTGCCCAGATAGCAAATGCGAGAACAAACCCGGGAGCTTCAAGTGCATCGCCTGTCAGCCTGGCTATCGCAGCCAGGGGGGCGGGGCCTGCCGCG ATATCAACGAGTGCGCTGAGGGCAGCCCGTGCTTGTCTGGCTGGTGCGAGAACCTCCCCGGCTCCTTCCGCTGCACGTGCACCCAGGGTTACACGCCCGCGCCAGATGGCCGCAGTTGCGTGG ACGTGGATGAGTGTGAGGCGGGAGACATATGTGACAATGGCATCTGCACCAACACACCAGGCTCCTTCCAGTGTCAGTGCCTCTCTGGATACCATCTGTCACGAGATCGGAGCCACTGTGAGG ACATCGATGAGTGTGACTTCCCTGCTGCCTGCATTGGAGGTGACTGCATCAACACCAATGGCTCCTACCGATGTCTCTGCCCCCAGGGGCATAGGCTGGTGGGTGGCAGGAAGTGCCAAG ATATAGATGAGTGCAGCCAGGACCCTGGCCTGTGTCTGCCCCATGGAGCCTGCGAGAACCTGCAGGGCTCCTATGTTTGTGTCTGTGATGAGGGCTTCACGCCCACTCAGGACCAGCATGGCTGTGAGG AGGTGGAGCAGCCCCACCACAAAAAGGAGTGCTACCTTAACTTCGATGACACCGTGTTCTGCGACAGCGTATTGGCCACCAATGTCACCCAACAGGAGTGCTGCTGCTCACTCGGAGCCGGCTGGGGTGATCACTGCGAAATCTATCCCTGTCCAGTCTACAGCTCAG CTGAGTTTCACAGCCTCTGTCCAGATGGAAAGGGTTACACGCAGGACAACAACATTGTCAACTACGGCATCCCAGCCCACCGTG ACATCGACGAGTGCGTGTTGTTCGGGGCGGAGATCTGCAAGGAGGGCAAGTGTGTGAATACGCAGCCCGGCTACGAGTGCTATTGCAAGCAGGGCTTTTACTACGACGGGAACCTGTTGGAGTGCGTGG ACGTGGACGAGTGCCTGGACGAGTCGAACTGCCGGAACGGAGTGTGTGAAAACACGCGCGGCGGCTACCGCTGCGCCTGCACGCCTCCTGCCGAGTACAGCCCCGCGCAGCGCCAGTGTCTGAACCCTGAAGAGATGG ACGTGGACGAGTGCCAGGACCCGGCAGCTTGCCGCCCTGGCCGCTGCGTCAACCTACCGGGCTCCCACCGCTGCGAGTGTCACCCGCCCTGGGTGCCCGGGCCCTCCGGCCAAGACTGCCAGCTCCCCGAGAGCCCGGCGG AGCGTGCCCCGGAGCGACGCGAAGTGTGCTGGGGCCAGCGCGGAGAGGACGGCATGTGTGTGGGCCCCCTGGCCGGACCCGCCCTCACCTTCGACGATTGCTGCTGTCGCCAGGGCCGGGGCTGGGGCACCCAGTGCCGCCCGTGCCCGCCGCGCGGGGCCG GGTCCCAGTGCCCAACGTCCCAGAGTGAGAGCAATTCCTTCTGGGACACAAGCCCTCTGCTGCTGGGGAAGCCCTCGAGAG ATGAGGACAGCTCAGAGGAGGACTCGGATGAGTGCCGCTGTGTGAGTGGCCGCTGCGTGCCCCGGCCGGGCGGCGCGGTGTGCGAGTGTCCCGGCGGCTTCCAGCTGGACGCCTCTCGCGCCCGCTGTGTGG ACATCGATGAATGCCGAGAGCTGAACCAACGCGGGCTGCTGTGCAAGAGCGAGCGCTGCGTGAACACCAGCGGCTCCTTCCGCTGCGTCTGCAAGGCAGGCTTCGTGCGCAGCCGCCCGCACGGGGCTTGCGTGCCCCAGCGCCGCCGCTGA
- the Ltbp3 gene encoding latent-transforming growth factor beta-binding protein 3 isoform X3 — translation MTLIGENGHSTDTLTGSGFRVVVCPLPCMNGGQCSSRNQCLCPPDFTGRFCQVPAGGAGGGTGGSGPGLGRAGALSTGALPPLAPESEAVASKHAIYAVQVIADPPGQGEGPPAQHAAFLVPLGPGQISAEVQAPPPVVNVRVHHPPEASVQVHRIEGPNAEGPAPSQHLLPHPKPPHPRPPTQKPLGRCFQDTLPKQPCGSNPLPGLTKQEDCCGSIGTAWGQSKCHKCPQLQYTGVQKPGPVRGEVGADCPQGYKRLNSTHCQDINECAMPGMCRHGDCLNNPGSYRCVCPPGHSLGPSRTQCIADKPEEKSLCFRLVSSEHQCQHPLTTRLTRQLCCCSVGKAWGTRCQRCPADGTAAFKEICPAGKGYHILTSHQTLTIQGESDFSLFLHPDGPPKPQQLPESPSRAPSEDTEEERGVTTDPPVSEELSAQQSHPTATTSPARPYPELISRPSPPPLHRLLPDLPPSRSAVEMAPTQVTETDECRLNQNICGHGECVPGPSDYSCHCNPGYRSHPQHRYCVDVNECEAEPCGPGRGICMNTGGSYNCHCNRGYRLHVGAGGRSCVDLNECAKPHLCGDGGFCINFPGHYKCNCYPGYRLKTSRPPVCEDIDECRDPGSCPDSKCENKPGSFKCIACQPGYRSQGGGACRDINECAEGSPCLSGWCENLPGSFRCTCTQGYTPAPDGRSCVDIDECDFPAACIGGDCINTNGSYRCLCPQGHRLVGGRKCQDIDECSQDPGLCLPHGACENLQGSYVCVCDEGFTPTQDQHGCEEVEQPHHKKECYLNFDDTVFCDSVLATNVTQQECCCSLGAGWGDHCEIYPCPVYSSAEFHSLCPDGKGYTQDNNIVNYGIPAHRDIDECVLFGAEICKEGKCVNTQPGYECYCKQGFYYDGNLLECVDVDECLDESNCRNGVCENTRGGYRCACTPPAEYSPAQRQCLNPEEMDVDECQDPAACRPGRCVNLPGSHRCECHPPWVPGPSGQDCQLPESPAERAPERREVCWGQRGEDGMCVGPLAGPALTFDDCCCRQGRGWGTQCRPCPPRGAGSQCPTSQSESNSFWDTSPLLLGKPSRDEDSSEEDSDECRCVSGRCVPRPGGAVCECPGGFQLDASRARCVDIDECRELNQRGLLCKSERCVNTSGSFRCVCKAGFVRSRPHGACVPQRRR, via the exons ATGACGCTCATCGGAGAGAACGGCCATAGCACCGACACGCTCACGGGCTCCGGCTTCCGCGTGG TGGTGTGCCCTCTGCCCTGCATGAACGGTGGCCAGTGTTCTTCCCGAAACCAGTGTCTGTGTCCCCCGGACTTCACGGGACGCTTCTGCCAGGTGCCCGCTGGAGGAGCTGGTGGGGGCACCGGAGGTTCAGGCCCAGGGTTGGGCCGGGCCGGGGCCCTGTCCACAGGAGCGCTACCTCCCCTGGCTCCGGAGAGCGAGGCTGTGGCCAGCAAGCACGCCATCTATGCGGTGCAGGTGATCGCGGATCCTCCCGGGCAGGGGGAGGGGCCCCCTGCCCAGCATGCGGCCTTCCTGGTGCCCCTGGGGCCTGGGCAGATCTCAGCGGAAG TGCAGGCCCCACCCCCCGTGGTGAACGTGCGTGTCCACCATCCACCCGAGGCCTCGGTCCAAGTGCACCGCATTGAGGGGCCCAATGCCGAAGGCCCGGccccctcccagcacctgctgCCGCACCCCAAGCCCCCGCACCCTCGGCCACCCACCCAGAAGCCCCTGGGCCGCTGCTTCCAAGACACGCTGCCCAAGCAACCA TGTGGCAGCAACCCTCTGCCCGGCCTCACCAAGCAGGAAGACTGTTGCGGGAGCATTGGCACTGCCTGGGGCCAGAGCAAGTGCCACAAGTGCCCCCAGTTGCAGT ACACAGGGGTGCAGAAGCCTGGACCTGTGCGTGGGGAGGTGGGTGCCGACTGCCCACAGGGCTACAAGAGGCTCAACAGCACCCACTGCCAGG ATATCAACGAATGCGCAATGCCGGGCATGTGTCGCCATGGTGACTGCCTCAACAACCCTGGCTCCTATCGCTGCGTCTGCCCACCTGGCCATAGCTTAGGCCCCTCTCGAACGCAGTGCATTG CGGACAAGCCGGAGGAGAAAAGCTTGTGTTTCCGCCTGGTGAGCTCTGAGCACCAGTGCCAGCACCCCCTGACCACACGCCTCACCCGCCAGCTCTGCTGCTGCAGTGTGGGCAAGGCGTGGGGTACACGGTGTCAGCGCTGCCCTGCAGATGGCACCG CTGCCTTCAAGGAGATCTGCCCAGCTGGGAAGGGGTACCACATCCTCACCTCCCACCAGACGCTCACCATCCAGGGTGAAAGTGACTTCTCCCTTTTCCTGCACCCTGATGGGCCACCCAAACCCCAGCAGCTCCCTGAGAGCCCCAGCCGGGCACCATCGGAAgacacagaggaagagagag GGGTGACCACGGACCCA CCAGTGAGTGAGGAACTGTCAGCACAGCAGAGCCACCCCACCGCCACCACCTCTCCAGCCCGGCCCTACCCAG AGTTGATCTCCCGCCCATCGCCACCTCCCTTGCACCGGTTACTGCCTGACCTGCCCCCTTCCCGCAGTGCAGTGGAGATGGCCCCCACTCAGGTCACAG AGACGGATGAGTGTCGTCTGAATCAGAACATCTGTGGCCATGGAGAGTGCGTCCCTGGCCCCTCGGACTACTCCTGCCACTGCAACCCGGGCTACCGGTCGCACCCACAGCACCGCTACTGCGTGG ATGTGAACGAGTGCGAGGCGGAACCCTGCGGCCCGGGAAGGGGCATCTGCATGAACACCGGCGGCTCCTACAACTGCCACTGCAACCGCGGCTACCGGCTGCACGTGGGCGCCGGGGGGCGCTCATGCGTGG ACCTGAACGAGTGCGCCAAACCCCACCTGTGCGGCGACGGTGGCTTCTGCATCAACTTTCCCGGTCACTACAAGTGCAACTGCTACCCTGGCTACCGGCTCAAAACCTCCCGGCCGCCGGTGTGCGAAG ACATCGACGAGTGCCGGGACCCTGGCTCCTGCCCAGATAGCAAATGCGAGAACAAACCCGGGAGCTTCAAGTGCATCGCCTGTCAGCCTGGCTATCGCAGCCAGGGGGGCGGGGCCTGCCGCG ATATCAACGAGTGCGCTGAGGGCAGCCCGTGCTTGTCTGGCTGGTGCGAGAACCTCCCCGGCTCCTTCCGCTGCACGTGCACCCAGGGTTACACGCCCGCGCCAGATGGCCGCAGTTGCGTGG ACATCGATGAGTGTGACTTCCCTGCTGCCTGCATTGGAGGTGACTGCATCAACACCAATGGCTCCTACCGATGTCTCTGCCCCCAGGGGCATAGGCTGGTGGGTGGCAGGAAGTGCCAAG ATATAGATGAGTGCAGCCAGGACCCTGGCCTGTGTCTGCCCCATGGAGCCTGCGAGAACCTGCAGGGCTCCTATGTTTGTGTCTGTGATGAGGGCTTCACGCCCACTCAGGACCAGCATGGCTGTGAGG AGGTGGAGCAGCCCCACCACAAAAAGGAGTGCTACCTTAACTTCGATGACACCGTGTTCTGCGACAGCGTATTGGCCACCAATGTCACCCAACAGGAGTGCTGCTGCTCACTCGGAGCCGGCTGGGGTGATCACTGCGAAATCTATCCCTGTCCAGTCTACAGCTCAG CTGAGTTTCACAGCCTCTGTCCAGATGGAAAGGGTTACACGCAGGACAACAACATTGTCAACTACGGCATCCCAGCCCACCGTG ACATCGACGAGTGCGTGTTGTTCGGGGCGGAGATCTGCAAGGAGGGCAAGTGTGTGAATACGCAGCCCGGCTACGAGTGCTATTGCAAGCAGGGCTTTTACTACGACGGGAACCTGTTGGAGTGCGTGG ACGTGGACGAGTGCCTGGACGAGTCGAACTGCCGGAACGGAGTGTGTGAAAACACGCGCGGCGGCTACCGCTGCGCCTGCACGCCTCCTGCCGAGTACAGCCCCGCGCAGCGCCAGTGTCTGAACCCTGAAGAGATGG ACGTGGACGAGTGCCAGGACCCGGCAGCTTGCCGCCCTGGCCGCTGCGTCAACCTACCGGGCTCCCACCGCTGCGAGTGTCACCCGCCCTGGGTGCCCGGGCCCTCCGGCCAAGACTGCCAGCTCCCCGAGAGCCCGGCGG AGCGTGCCCCGGAGCGACGCGAAGTGTGCTGGGGCCAGCGCGGAGAGGACGGCATGTGTGTGGGCCCCCTGGCCGGACCCGCCCTCACCTTCGACGATTGCTGCTGTCGCCAGGGCCGGGGCTGGGGCACCCAGTGCCGCCCGTGCCCGCCGCGCGGGGCCG GGTCCCAGTGCCCAACGTCCCAGAGTGAGAGCAATTCCTTCTGGGACACAAGCCCTCTGCTGCTGGGGAAGCCCTCGAGAG ATGAGGACAGCTCAGAGGAGGACTCGGATGAGTGCCGCTGTGTGAGTGGCCGCTGCGTGCCCCGGCCGGGCGGCGCGGTGTGCGAGTGTCCCGGCGGCTTCCAGCTGGACGCCTCTCGCGCCCGCTGTGTGG ACATCGATGAATGCCGAGAGCTGAACCAACGCGGGCTGCTGTGCAAGAGCGAGCGCTGCGTGAACACCAGCGGCTCCTTCCGCTGCGTCTGCAAGGCAGGCTTCGTGCGCAGCCGCCCGCACGGGGCTTGCGTGCCCCAGCGCCGCCGCTGA